A portion of the Lysinibacillus timonensis genome contains these proteins:
- a CDS encoding DUF342 domain-containing protein gives MAIYTNEYLEITEENGKVFLKTFKTGFSLKEFDEILTCHPRLKLLNFALLKSVLSKETPQPTEIGIWLPSIQIEIDDSKMSATMVINESKEYIQGNKESLLKSINSMISEKKIVHGIMPIDLTMVQTGKTIEIAKGTNPISGQDAQVRYLEIPERKPIILEDGRANYFDMNFFVEITEGTWLGEKIPAQLGISGINILGETVQAQPGKDVPLKYDRHSAMEVEEDGKIVLRSTQKGVLEQRQGLLTISRHLPIDGDVGIETGNIEFDGSITIKGTIQNGFKVIATGDISIEHLEGVTGAKLIHSKQGDVYIRGGVFGLGETLIEAGKNIFVKHVNEANLIAGEEIVIGSYALSSNLSANKILVDERKGKIIGGRVVAKDTIITAITGNRLERRTELIVDSISKQKKQEIIKEKASLLKRLNDEILQLSSQLNSMTIYKEKMTENQLAAFQQVEKQVEKKKMDAGLLDAEIKQLMNELRQSTKEEIIVRKEALPGTYLQIGKKSTVLSKITNGAFRLENGELNV, from the coding sequence ATGGCAATTTACACAAATGAATATTTAGAGATTACTGAAGAAAATGGAAAGGTATTTTTAAAAACTTTTAAGACTGGTTTTTCACTAAAGGAATTTGATGAGATATTGACGTGTCACCCTCGTTTAAAATTATTAAATTTTGCTTTATTAAAGAGTGTATTAAGTAAAGAAACACCCCAACCAACTGAGATTGGTATATGGCTACCAAGTATACAAATTGAAATCGACGACAGTAAAATGTCAGCTACTATGGTAATAAATGAATCAAAAGAGTACATTCAAGGAAATAAAGAGTCACTCTTAAAATCAATTAATAGCATGATATCCGAGAAAAAAATTGTTCATGGAATAATGCCAATTGATTTAACAATGGTTCAGACAGGAAAAACCATAGAAATAGCAAAAGGGACCAACCCAATTAGTGGTCAAGATGCACAAGTAAGGTATTTAGAAATACCTGAAAGGAAACCGATTATTCTAGAGGACGGACGTGCAAATTATTTTGATATGAATTTTTTTGTTGAAATTACAGAAGGTACATGGTTAGGTGAGAAAATACCGGCACAACTCGGTATTTCTGGAATAAATATTTTAGGTGAAACTGTACAAGCCCAACCAGGGAAAGATGTGCCGTTAAAATATGATCGACATTCTGCGATGGAAGTAGAAGAGGATGGGAAAATTGTATTAAGATCAACCCAAAAAGGAGTTCTAGAACAGCGTCAAGGTCTTCTCACTATTAGCCGACACTTACCTATAGATGGTGACGTAGGTATTGAAACGGGGAATATAGAGTTCGATGGATCTATTACTATTAAGGGTACAATACAAAATGGTTTTAAAGTTATTGCTACAGGTGATATATCTATAGAACATCTAGAAGGTGTAACAGGAGCCAAACTAATTCACTCTAAACAAGGTGATGTATATATCCGCGGCGGTGTCTTTGGTCTAGGAGAAACATTAATAGAAGCCGGTAAAAATATATTTGTTAAACATGTTAATGAAGCCAATCTTATTGCTGGAGAGGAAATCGTCATCGGCTCATACGCATTAAGTTCCAATCTATCTGCTAACAAAATTCTTGTTGATGAACGGAAAGGGAAAATTATTGGTGGTCGAGTTGTTGCAAAAGATACGATTATCACTGCAATAACAGGAAATCGGTTAGAACGGCGTACTGAACTAATTGTTGATAGTATTAGTAAACAAAAAAAGCAAGAAATCATTAAAGAAAAAGCCTCTTTGCTAAAAAGGTTAAATGATGAGATTCTACAACTCTCTTCTCAATTAAATAGTATGACAATATATAAAGAAAAAATGACTGAAAACCAGTTAGCTGCTTTTCAACAAGTGGAAAAACAAGTTGAAAAGAAGAAAATGGATGCCGGATTACTGGATGCAGAAATTAAACAATTAATGAACGAACTGCGACAATCTACCAAAGAAGAAATTATTGTTCGGAAAGAAGCATTACCTGGTACTTATCTACAAATCGGTAAGAAAAGCACCGTTTTATCTAAAATAACTAATGGAGCATTTCGTCTAGAGAACGGGGAGTTAAATGTCTAA
- the spo0A gene encoding sporulation transcription factor Spo0A, with product MTKVRVAVADDNRELVRTLEQFFDDHPEIEIVATAPNGKLCLKMLEEHQPDVLLLDIIMPHLDGLAVLETMYNDDRLASTQVIMLTAFGQEDVMKQAVNFGASYFMLKPFEFDQLVQKILHCAGQKTETVKRQSILQPEPVGKVNQRQLDTTITAIIKEIGVPAHIKGYSYLREAIQMVYYDIELLGSVTKILYPEIAKKFGTTPSRVERAIRHAIEVAWNRGNYESISQMFGYTVHHLKSKPTNSEFIAMIADKIRIELVAS from the coding sequence TTGACGAAAGTTAGAGTGGCAGTTGCCGACGATAACAGAGAATTAGTTAGAACATTGGAGCAATTTTTTGACGACCATCCTGAAATCGAAATTGTAGCAACAGCTCCGAATGGGAAATTGTGTTTAAAAATGTTAGAAGAACATCAGCCAGATGTTTTGCTTCTAGATATTATTATGCCACATTTGGACGGCTTAGCTGTCTTAGAAACAATGTATAATGATGATCGTCTAGCTAGCACGCAAGTTATTATGTTAACAGCGTTTGGTCAAGAAGATGTAATGAAACAAGCTGTTAATTTTGGTGCTTCGTATTTCATGTTAAAGCCGTTTGAATTTGACCAACTCGTTCAAAAGATTTTACATTGTGCCGGTCAAAAAACTGAAACGGTAAAACGCCAAAGTATTTTACAACCAGAACCAGTAGGGAAAGTAAATCAGCGTCAACTCGATACAACAATTACTGCTATTATCAAAGAAATTGGTGTTCCTGCTCATATTAAGGGATATTCATATTTAAGAGAAGCGATTCAGATGGTATATTATGATATTGAATTATTAGGTTCGGTAACAAAAATCTTATATCCAGAAATCGCGAAAAAATTTGGTACAACACCGTCACGTGTAGAACGTGCGATTCGTCATGCCATTGAAGTAGCATGGAATCGTGGAAACTATGAATCTATTTCCCAAATGTTCGGTTACACAGTACACCATCTTAAATCAAAACCAACAAATTCGGAATTTATCGCAATGATTGCGGACAAGATTCGAATTGAGTTAGTTGCGTCTTAA
- a CDS encoding SpoIVB peptidase S55 domain-containing protein, whose translation MKRHLRNLMTIVLLIIYTFSPTAFAQAKKLIPMGESIGIQLQLPFVYVAHDVLLPNGEWLKKGDVITEINGRKTNSVDTLKDGLNTDKLTISVQKSNNERQITLTNEEANNILPFLKDETDGIGTLTFIDPESKEYGALGHQIVDGVLNAPPKFTEGSIFLASIEQIKKSSPGHPGYKISVIENNNIRLGNVESNNLYGIFGNWESKSNESLRQPIDIIHEEDIELGQAELYTAIEGSDVEKFTIDIVKIEDSFLQFVVTDEKLLEKTGGILQGMSGSPIIQNGKFVGAVTHMFVEQPEKGAAITVVEMLKKAPE comes from the coding sequence CGTAATCTGATGACAATTGTTTTACTCATAATTTATACTTTTTCACCAACAGCATTTGCTCAAGCGAAAAAGCTCATTCCGATGGGTGAATCAATTGGCATACAGTTGCAATTGCCATTTGTCTATGTTGCTCATGATGTGTTATTACCGAATGGTGAATGGCTAAAAAAGGGTGACGTCATAACAGAAATAAATGGACGAAAGACGAATTCTGTTGACACTCTAAAAGATGGATTAAATACAGATAAATTGACCATTTCTGTACAAAAAAGTAATAATGAAAGACAAATCACATTAACAAATGAAGAAGCGAATAACATACTACCTTTTTTAAAGGATGAAACGGATGGCATTGGCACACTAACATTTATAGATCCTGAATCAAAGGAATATGGTGCTTTAGGTCATCAAATTGTTGATGGAGTTTTAAATGCACCTCCAAAATTCACTGAAGGATCGATTTTTTTAGCTTCAATTGAACAAATCAAAAAGAGTAGTCCAGGCCACCCAGGATATAAAATATCTGTTATCGAAAACAATAATATTCGATTAGGTAATGTTGAATCAAATAATCTTTACGGGATTTTTGGTAATTGGGAAAGTAAATCTAATGAAAGTTTACGACAACCTATTGATATTATTCATGAAGAAGATATAGAATTAGGACAAGCAGAACTATATACAGCCATTGAAGGTTCAGATGTCGAAAAGTTTACAATCGATATTGTGAAAATTGAAGATAGTTTTTTACAATTTGTTGTAACAGACGAGAAATTATTAGAGAAAACTGGCGGAATATTGCAAGGAATGAGTGGTAGTCCAATCATTCAAAACGGGAAATTTGTAGGAGCAGTTACGCATATGTTTGTCGAACAACCTGAAAAAGGTGCCGCAATTACGGTAGTTGAAATGTTGAAAAAGGCACCAGAATGA